The nucleotide sequence CGCACCTTTTTGAAGCATGCAAGGAAACCTGCTTTTTTACACCTATCCAAATTATTATGTCGGTGGAAAGGAAAAGGCGAGTGTCAGTTGCACCATAAGTTGCAACCGCAACACATCCAGATATTGCTCCGCCATGTTCATAGACATAggacaagcgtttgacaaagtaTGGCACCAGGGTTGCTCTATAAGCTGAGGAGTTGTTTGCCTCTAAATTATTACACACTACTAAAGTCATACCTTACAAATAGACGCTTTAGAGTCAAATACGACAATGAAATATCAGAACTCCAACCCATAACAGCGGGCGTCCCCCAGGAAAGTGTACTCGGTCCTGTCCTGTACCTACTCTACACTGCCGACCTTCCAACATCACCTGCCACAACAACAGCTACAGTTGCAGATGATACTGCGATCTTATGCTCCAACAAGAATCCAAACATCGCATCAGAACTACTacaaaataacataactgagGTCGAAAAATGGTTACAAAAATGGAGAATTAAAGCAAATGAGCAAAAGTCGATTGGTAACATTTACAACCCGTAGAGGAACGTGTCCACCTGTATGTATTAACCGCAAACAAATACCACAGAAAGATGATGTAAAGTACCTTGGGATTCACCTGGATAGAAAACTGACCTGGAAAAAACACATATTTTCTAAACGAAAACAACTGGGCCATAACGTGAGAGACATATACTGGCTAATAGGAAAACAATCCCAGTTATCAACACAAAATAAATTACTCTTATACAAAGCGGTGTTGAAGCCAATTTGATCCTATGGGATAGAACTGTGGGGAACAGCCGCAAATTCTAATATAGAAATTATACAAAGGTTCCAATCCAAAATATTAAGGATGATTTTAAATATACCATGGTATATCACCAACAACGCCGTACATCGAGATGCAGAGGTAACTTACGTAAAGGAAGAAATTACATATCGAATAAAAAATACAAGGACCGATTGCGGGAACACCCAAACCACCTAGCAAGGAACTTGATTCAGATGTGTGCAGTGCGCAGGTTAAAACGTAAAGTGACTAGTGATTTAGTGTGAGCTAAAAACAAGTGTAGTGCTTATTTATGTTTTCCCAGAACCAATAATAGTTTAGTAGACTAACATCAAGAGCGGCATATTAATGGGTATGTTCGCCACATGTCAATAGTTTAGCCGACATACAtattacttaagaggaaacagtagcgatcaacaggtagcgaaaacgcattccaagattgcggctaattttgaatattttttcgagatatttggcacacgtattcgtaatataataaagaatggcggtacagagcccaatttgaaaaatatattaatacgtggaaattactctgtaattaaatacaatattaaaaacacgagcctgtaccgccattaagaagaacaaaaaaatacactttcttcaaataaacttttttatccgatgcctagattttgtgtcattttggaactactaaatttttttatttcattagtagttccacaatgacacaaaatctaggcatcggataaaaaagattatttgaaaaaagtgtatttttttgttcttcttaatggcggtagaggctcgtttttttaatattgtatttaattacagagtaatttccatatattaatatatttttcaaattgagctctgtaccgccattctttattatattacgaatacgtgcgccaaatatctcgaaaaaatattcaaaattaagccgcaatcttggaacgcgttttggctacctgttgatcgctactgtatcaccttaatgctTATTACTTTGTAAAAAACGGCAGATTGTAATAAATTGGgatgtcaataaaaaaaaacagtaccGATTGGGTATAAAATAGTGGATGCtcaaaatattttgtattatcCAGTTGGTATCAAGACAATCACCCACCTTACAGTAAAGATTATTAACCAAGCAGGTAAACTTATTAACTTTGGGGGAGAAGAAGTAACAGTAAATTTACATCTTAGAAAACGTATATAAATAATGGTTTTAGTTTTTTCTCACATACCAAAAACATATATAAAGAAATTACCTTCTAAAATAGTAACGCCATCTATACTAAAAACATATAAACGGAGATCACCTTTTAACATAGTAACACCATCTATACCAAAAACATATAAAAGGAGATTACCTTCTAAAAAAACATCATCAAATCGTCGCTTCCTGCAATTGTTGGGATTTAAAGTCTTAATATTATGGAAATTCTGCATGTTACTGGTCAATCTTTCAATGACAACACTATTGAAGAGTATCAATTTCACACATATCAACCGTACATTCCTGGAAAGTTAGGTTATAATGATGAAATACGTATTCCAATTCAAGATTTAGATTCATTCACATATCCGGCAAATAGTTATCTCCATATCGAAGGACGTTTACTCACGCATGATAATAAAGTCATaacaaaactaaaatttattaataatgcTATAGCTTACTTGTTTGGCGAAATACGTTTTGAATTAAATGGGGTAGTAATTGACTCAGTATGTGATGTAGGCTTAGTATCAAGTATTAAAAATTACCTTAGTCTTAACGAAAGCCAAAGCCTGCAATTGGAAAACTCGGGCTGGTTTCCAAAAAGGGGTAGACTGGAAACTAATAATGAAGTCCCCAAAGACAGTGTGTTGGTGGATTCAAATGGAAACTTTAACGTATGTATACCTCTAAGACTGCTATCAGGTTTCTTTAAAGATTTTAGGAAAATCATAATGAATTTGAAAATGCAATTATTACTTATTAGATCAAATGATGATATTGATGCTGTAGTAAGCGAAGATGAAAGCGAACGACCAAAAAttgatattaataaattatattggGAGGTTCCACATGTAACACCAAGTATACGAAAAACTTTACGGCTTAATAAGATTTCACATACAAATCAAGAACTTCCTATTAAATTTCGCTCATGGCAAATGATTGAATATCCTGTGCGCACTAGTACGAAAATGGAAACACCTCGTCACATCATTGTTGCTTTCCAAAATAACAGAAAATCGAAATTAACAAAAGATATGAGTAAATTTGAtcattgcaatttaaaaaatattaaagtgtTTTTAAATTCTGAAAGATATCCTTATAATGACCTACAAATAGATTTTAAAACAAATAGATTTGCGAAACTTTATGAAATGTTTGCTAATTTTCAAGAAAGTTATTATCACATGGTGCTGAATCAACCTATATGTAATCCACATGACTTTAAAATGATTGCCCCACTTATACATATTGACTGCTCCCGCCAAAAAGAAATAATTCAATAGGGGTCTGTTGTGTTACGTATAGAATTTGAGACAGATGAGCCAACAACCTCTGATATCTCGGCTTATTGTCTGATATTACACGAAAAAGAATTTACGTATAATCccttaactaaaatagtaaaacaattataaatctaaatatttatattatgctGGACAagtttttgatttttataaaGGTATATGTACATAATTAATGAAGTCATGAGGCTATGACATTATTTATGGGGACCCTTTCATGCGCATGAGTCAAAATAGGTTTATAAATACAGGTTAGATACCACACAAAGACAGACTTTAACATGCACCTAATAGTAGATGTACAAGGTTTTAATACCGAGAAAAATAAATTTATCGCAAAAGAGTTGGCCACTTATGATGGTCAAAAAATTAGTCATTATTTCTTCAAACCACCATATCCAATGAGGTTGCTGAATCCAGAGTTCCATAAACAAGCTGTATGGTTAATGAATAATTATCATGATCTTAACTGGGATCATGGATTTACCCCGGTACATCAAGTTCATAATATTATCCAATTCTTGACAAGTAATGTCGATATCGTTTATGTCAAAGGAAGAGAAAAGTCTCAGTATATAAAAAAGTATAGTTTAGCTCCAGTTGTGGAATTTGATGAACAACCAGCTGTAATAAGTTGAAGGGTTGGTATACAATTAACCCTTATAGTCCTTAAATAATTACTGCTTCATCTGCTACAACATACTTTATTTACAAGTCTTTGaagtgtattataaacaataacattatatcagccaaaccatgtcgcaattctacgtacaataatataattataacgATAACAATGATCCGTATCATCGGGCGTTCACTTATATACATGATGAACTCTCGCAACCTCACGctcggccttggtcaagggcgaacgatgaatgatatatgtttttctttgaataacacatcttttgtacagggtgatattataataccacacctccccgttttgttaaaattacatatttttaaaatgtgatgctcctctttcccttttacaaagatgtttatggttacctaatactattttgaaaaattaaatttcctaactatgctaactaactgtaacatggtacatttcagatcaatcaatttttccctaaacatgtatattctttttcctattttacacaaaagttcatattttccctatactaaaactggtattttataacctattactagttcacgtactttcacgtcgtgtcttttcgtccttttttttttcgttcactaattcacttcatcacaacagtgtccacagtgaatgaaattgatcctaacttttaaatagtcttttagtgcctataagccgtaactaatctaattgtaataaaatctcgactttaatacttcctaagctaagctaaatattacctaaacttctattaaatggtatataaaaaaagaatttaacgttactttactatttcatcttattatttcagtcttattttgatttatttatatacgccttactaactttaaaatattgtacctataatagaaatgtaatctctctaaaacttttaatatgtgtctctaaaaaaatttctaataactctcttgtacctataataaagatttaatctctctaagaacttcactttttgtgtccctttgcttactatctactaacactattgtaagatattgtctatccttaattcaaacacttccattttccgcgaaaatttaacctgaattcattatctacattcaaaaataagttatttataattaacattactttagagaaaaaaaatttaattcttagacataattcaatgattatctacttatttgatattattcttaattctgctttattttgacatttctggCAAATTTTATGttccttctttcatttttcccacatattttaataaattttttttttctctctcttcttcttgtctggtactacaactatatatttcttcattttctccacATTATAACACtcctacagtgtacataattcatcttcatatacatatttcatataacaatcatatatcatttatctcatatatcatttcatataacatcataatcatcacttcatatactagctccgataccttcgttttaccttaataaaagaggtttcactcggatgtcttagttctccgccaatattacccgaattttcgccctgatctgtacgcaccgttgaggtggtatagttaactcaaaacacgaaataggtattttatgcggttcaaattcttctaaaaatatcacaacctcaatcccttgctttgaggccgttgtttattcacgaataatcatgaataaaataggtactctcaaaacacagagtgggtctctaataagctttcaagcttctataaatcattagtaccttcctaatttgacaagagcagtgggtttcttattgtctctagttgcctcataatattgaGCTTATAATaatgttagttcttcttcttatctatatagtcctccagattctttatctcgactcttcaggtcggttcgttaaaaatatatctcttgcttatagcaatgtttgtcttaaagctcttatatcaacgtatgtcatcactaatcattattcattaaaaaaaatatcatttatcactcaaaaaaatattaattcaggttcatctcatacaaaatttaacacaaaatcaattaaaatgtatctatagaatcaataacaaaaacaactgctaataaaattcaataaaaattcaaaaatagcgtatgcaaaagttagataaaaatattcaaaaataaccggactaaaaatcgaaatcggatagatttttcaaataaattcaataaaaattcaaaattcaataaaaattcagtaatagcatatataataaactttgataaaaatattcaattcaaaaatcacttcatatttcaaaattcatagataaaaaaaaatagatacttcataaattattcaaaaatcagcaaagataaatattcaatgttcaataataatataaaacgagggaagcatttttaataaagatacattcttacttacattttatcactttgtctttgttccctgggttctctgcatcttcgtcctggtccatcttcgccgtctccgtttccaatttTTGTCGCCCATTTTCAGAAGATTCTCCCAATTAATTTACAGGAGCGCCATGTAATAAGTTGAAGGGTTGGTATACAATTAACCCTTAtagtccttatttaaataattactgcttcatctgctacaacatactttatttacaagtctttgaagtgtattataaacaataacattatatcagccaaaccatgtcgcaattctacgtacaataatataattataacgataacgatgaTCCGTATCATCGGGCGTTCACTTATATACATAATGAACTCTCGCAACCTCACGctcggccttggtcaagggcgaacgatgaatgatatatgtttttctttgaataacacatcttttgtacagggtgatattataataccacacagCTTTGGAGAAAATGGAACCCAAATGTCCTTACCATTTAAATAATAATAGTGTATGTGCGTTATCTAACATATTTTATTTGTATGATACTTTTATGATGcaataaagaatttttttacattttgttttattaataaaaaacctTAATAAAAAATAGTACTTTATTTAATAATcattacaataataattgttataTCTAGAACTCAAATTTTCCAGTGCAAATCTACAAAAACGGCAGCTGGATTGAGCAGGAGCTAATCCTTCTTCCTCTGTTCTCCATTCGGGACGATTGAAATGAACAAAACACGGAAGTCGAGTTCGAATTTCAAAATCTTGCACACATTTCTGGGGTAGGAGATACCAAGACTGAAGTAGTTCATATGGATCCACAGATTTTCTAATGTATGGTATGGTAGTTTTGTAGTTCTGCTTCTGTGAACAGGTACAAAGGTTTTTGTGGATGTTGATTCATCACACTTCTTTTCTGGCAacaatttattattgttaaaacgATTAATGTTTTTAAACACCAAATCTATCCACTTTTGCTCCTCGATTGTAGAAACAAAAAATAGTCTATTTTCTTCTTCTGGCGGATAAACTCTTCCACTACGCAAACGCATCACTTATACTAAGTCGTGAAtagtttttaaacatatattctTTATCTTTATATTTACTTATTAACTGATTAATACTCTTCTCTAACTGTTTAATATttcttgttttttcataaactaaaATATCACGTTTTATTCTGTTAATACATTTACTAAATTGTTCAACACGTTCACGAAGCCTTCTTAAGCACACATACTGTTCAGGCTCACAACGAACTTGTTTATGATTTAACTTAACAAGTTTGAAAGGGAATGAGTCCCGCAAGTTGATGAAGTCTCGCGTGTCTGGTACAATCTAGACGTCTTATTAGGAGTGGGAGTAGTGAGCCACACATCTGCAACTGGTATCAATGAGAGTAGGGAGGATATTATAACAGTACAGAAACATCGTTAATGTGAACAGAGAGATCGGAAACTATCGATAGTCGGTGCCATCGATAGTTATCGATAGTTGGCGTCAAACTATCGATAGTTTTCGATAGTGATGTATTTTTAATGGTCACTCCTGCGCATGCGTAATTGCAAACGCAGGTTTAaatattttgacaaatgacataatattttttaatttgacattttgtatattataaaaataacctataaaattctatTTACGTGTAATAAGATCCTAAATAAAAATAAGATCATTGGAAAGAGAAAAATGTTAAACTGAATTATTTTGCCATTTAAAGAATACCATAATGCATATCAATCACCACATAATATGGAAGTACAATATGTAATTAATTGGACAATGTATTAGTAGGGAAGAGTGGATATGGAGTCATCATATTATGATCATTgtagtaataattattaaatactttgttctaaaattgtttacaaattatatttaaatttgttgaactatttttttttaacttacaAGCTTCGATAAATATGTCCTTTAAATCGATTTAGGTCAAAATATTAATAATCTATATCTGAGAATAAGCTTATATTTATGAGTCCTTTAATTTAAAGATCTAAAGAAAGCAAAGCATACATCAAACTTGATCAAATGATATCCAATGATAGTCACACTATACCTGAATAAATAGAAGTTAGATATCTTTCTTAATTCCTGACATTATTTGACAGATTATGTCAAAATATGGCATCTTTTGATAAAAGATCTTTGGCAAGTATTTTAACACAGGACAAAAATAAAGGATAGTGTTCAAGCAcctatgtcaaaataaaggatcttttattacaagATGACATAACGTTAACGCTTAAGATGCAAAAGCTCTTAACCCAAAAATGGGTTTTTGTGCTGTAGAGTAAAAAAACATTCACTGCATGTGAGAGTTGTTAGACCTAAGTGGAGAATTGTTGTTTATTGATTGATTGAATATTGAATCAATGATTATCTATGTGGGTTTGGCGATCTTCACATGCAGAGAATGATTTTTTGATCTCCCATGGAAAAACTTATTTGTGGGTTGCGAGCTTTTGCATCTAAGTGATGATAACATAGGGTTGTAAGTTGCAATAACTCTTTGTTAGCACTTCACAGCTGCGATTTTTAATCAATGGTAACCTGTTCCCATTGTAAAGTTTTCAAGGTGTATTTTAACTGGTTTTAGAAATTGTATACAGTTGTAGAATATTTGTTTTCCAAAGATCAGAATCTCTATATctgatataaattattataaaattagttaCAGTGATATTGAACATATACATTTAAATCACGtgcaaacaattattaaaacaaCCATTGAGAAGTTATAATAATTAATTCTAATATTAACATGTTTTTTAGAGATATTTTTCCAAGAAATTATTTACACAAGATGGTTTTTGTAGGTATAGTTCATTTTTAGTAGTATTTACATTTTGAGAAATAAGTGTATTAGACGGAAGTTTACtgacataattatttaataattgtgaaaaatCTAGAAATtgcaatattttaattttttttcttttctttggtagaaccagttgacaaagttttttaaaataaaaacaaaaattgattaagtaaatattttattataattttaatctaataccatgaatttttatttaaaaaaactagcGTACTTAATGTATTAGCCTTTAACCTTGTCCTTCTTTGGCCACTTATGTAGCCTGCTGCACTAAAATTTCTTTCTGATTCAACTGACGTACCAGGAATCTGCAGATACTTTAACGCTAGTTCCTGCATAGGGAATAGTTGAAAGTTAAAAACAATATAATACGGAATTATttcaatcaaataaaaaaaatactcaaCAAACTACAAAATAGGTACTACGTAGCTTCCAAAATAGCAACGGATCTATTTCGCTAGAAGCATTTTGTCGTTTAAGATATTGTCGTTTTATTATATGATGACATCTGCCAAAACATTGTTGACTTTCCCTTTAACCTTTTGCTCCATAAAATCAAACAATGTTCTTTTTGGCTTGGGTTCGTCAAATCCTCTATTGTCACCATTTCCAATTTGCTTTTCTCTTGTTTGGCATAAACTGTCATCTCATTTTCCAACAGAGTACATGCCTGGTCAGCATTTTCTTTTATTCGAAAGGCTTCTTTTTTGAATCTGGGATCTATTAAGGTGCTGATCCTTGTAAGTGACCTAGACTCATACCGAAAAAGTCTTTTGGAAACGGACTCGATTAGGCCAAGACGAAAGTTATCCCCTATTTCTGTGCTCATAATTTCTGATGTAAGATTGTTATGGATTCCATAAACCATTATAATTATCAATGAACTTGTAACATATGAAGACCCTGAAATTTTTTTCGTTGCCTCTTCAAAACAACAACGCTTTCTCTAAATCACCTAAACTTGAGAGTTCATCGATGGTAAGAGGGGCTGGAGCTTTTCTGATCTTCAGAAGTGTTTTATTCAATGATTCTGAGGTCTGCAGAATTCGTTGTATCATATAGAAACAACTGTTCCATCTTGTAGGTACTTCTTGGACTAGTGTATAGGGATCTTTTTGCTCATTTGCAGTACCTTTCCATGCTTGCACTTGCACTTCTTTGAATTTTTCATATGCTATAcaacttgatttaaaaaatttaacaactTCTTTGCACCTCTTTAAAATTGCCTGTACAGGTTCCGCAGAGAAATGATCTTGTACGACCAAATTTAAGGTATGAGCAAAACATGGCAGGTGCCTTATCTTTAAGATTTGGCATGCTTTGATCATGCTTGAAGCATTATCTGTTACAATACATGTAACTTTATTGGTCAAATTCCAATCATGAATTATATTTTTCACAGTTTCAGCTATTAATTCTGATGTGTGATTTTTTTCGAGATGTCTATTAGCTAGTACTACTGCTTTTAAATTGAAACAATCATCAACAAAATGACATGTGACATATATATGATTCTACTGCTACAGAAGTCCAAATATCTGTTGTTAGTGCAACCAAcatatttgatgttttttaacaTTTCCAAAAGTTTTGCTGAAGCTTGCATATGTaaatcttttaataatttatc is from Diabrotica virgifera virgifera chromosome 9, PGI_DIABVI_V3a and encodes:
- the LOC126891229 gene encoding uncharacterized protein LOC126891229, with product MEILHVTGQSFNDNTIEEYQFHTYQPYIPGKLGYNDEIRIPIQDLDSFTYPANSYLHIEGRLLTHDNKVITKLKFINNAIAYLFGEIRFELNGVVIDSVCDVGLVSSIKNYLSLNESQSLQLENSGWFPKRGRLETNNEVPKDSVLVDSNGNFNVCIPLRLLSGFFKDFRKIIMNLKMQLLLIRSNDDIDAVVSEDESERPKIDINKLYWEVPHVTPSIRKTLRLNKISHTNQELPIKFRSWQMIEYPVRTSTKMETPRHIIVAFQNNRKSKLTKDMSKFDHCNLKNIKVFLNSERYPYNDLQIDFKTNRFAKLYEMFANFQESYYHMVLNQPICNPHDFKMIAPLIHIDCSRQKEIIQ